The segment TAGTTTGTAAGTTGTTCAGCAATAAACCTGGGACCATCAATAAAGCGACAAACTAAATATCCTCGTATTGTATCATTGAAGTAAGAGTATAAGTTTTTATCTGTCACCCATCCTTTCTTAGGTTCATTAGGAAAACTTTTATTCCATAAAACATTAATCCTAAAAGATTTATCAATAGCTGATTCATAAGGTTTTCTAACTAAATTTAGAGAAGATTGATTCATTAATAACTGCGAATTAGTGATAATTTCGTACTCATTAGACCAGTCTTCAAGTTGCTTGTTTAAAGTTTTGATAAAATTATGGTTTATTGCCTTAAAATAGGCATTATTCAGATTAATTTCATATCGCGTTTGAGTTCTCTCATCATCAAAATCAACTTGCAAACTCTCTCTACACCAATCTTTATACTCCGTTAAGGTTTGTGGTTTTTTCATCTTAAGTTTAGGTTAATCTTTGTCCCTTGGCTAAACTTGTTGAGGTAAAATAATAAACGGGCTTAATATTATTAAGCCCCTACAATGGTCGAATTTTTGCCTTTTGCCTTGGTGAAACGTTACGGTTCTTCACCCGGTTCTAGGATACGTTGAAAAAGGTAGCCTGTTCCCCTAGCCGTGAGGATCAATTCAGGATTACTGGGATCGTCTTCTAATTTAGCCCGTAAGCGGGAAATATGAACATCTACCACCCTAGTATCTACATGACGTTCAGGAGTGTATCCCCAAACTTCTTGTAAAATTTCTGAACGAGAGAAGGGTTCCCCTGACCGACTGACCAACAATTCCAGTAAACTAAATTCCATCCCCGTTAGTCGGATGCGTTCATCCCCTTTGTAAACTTGTCGTTTGTTGGTGTCAATTCTAATGGAGGCAATTTGTAGTACACCTGAACTGGGAATACCGGGGACTCCGTTTTTTTCCACCCGTCGTAAAACAGACCGAATACGCGCTTCTAATTCCTTGGGGGAGAAGGGTTTGACAACATAATCATCGGCCCCTAATTCCAATCCCGTGATGCGATCGGCAACATCTCCCAAAGCCGTTAACATAATGATGGGAATATCCGATTCCTTGCGTAATTCTTGGCAGACACCATAACCATCTAGCTTAGGCATCATCACGTCTAAAACCACCAAGTCGGGGTCAGCTTTGTGAAAGGTATCTAATGCTTCTTCTCCATCGGCGGCTGTGACCACATCATAACCAATCATGGAAAGACGGGTTTCTAAAATACGGCGGATGCTGGCCTCATCATCTACTACCAAGATTTTTTCTTTATGGGTTTCCAATTGCTCCCACGCTCCTTTAATTTAAGTATAATTGCTAATCTTTAAGTTTCATGGCGATCTTTCTATGTCTAGAATATCGCTTTATCGTTATCATTAAGCCAATAATTCTGGATGTATGCCCCCCTGGTTATACTTTATTAAATAGTTCACCCCTGATCCTTTTTTAAGGATTTTTGACGCTAACTCTCATATTTTTTAAGTTTTTTTAACCTTTCTTAAAAAAATCATTATGGCCAAATCTCGAACAATCTACATTTGTAGTACCTGTGGCGCAGAGTCCCCTCAATGGTTTGGCAAATGTCCTAGTTGTGGGGTCTATGGGACCTTAGAAGAACAAGTGGTTAATACCAGTCCACCTGGGGCAATCTCACGGGGAGGATGGCAAACAGGCAGCCGTTCTGAGGGGGTTTCGAGTGCTCCTCCTAAACCTCGGATCTCGATTCCTTTTTCGGAGATCACCCAAACTGAACAAGAACGATTTCCCTCGGGTTATGGAGAATTAGATCGGGTTCTCGGTGGGGGGGTTGTGCCGGGTTCTCTAGTGTTAATCGGCGGTGATCCGGGGATTGGGAAATCGACCTTGTTACTACAAACGGCTAATCAGCTTTCTCAGCGACTCCCCCGCATTCTTTATGTGTCTGCCGAAGAATCGGGACAACAGGTTAAATTACGGGCTTCGCGTTTAGGGGTAACAGAATTAACTCCTACTACTGATTCTAACAGTAATGGGAACCCAAAAAAAGAAACTGAATCGGAAGAATTGAAGTTAACAGAACCCTATGCTAATCTTTATATTTTACCAGAGACAGACTTAGAAGAAATTCTGCGGGAATTGGAATCTTTAAAGCCTCAAGTTGCCGTTATTGATAGTATTCAAACACTTTATTTTGCTGCTTTAACCTCAGCCCCTGGTTCAGTGGCGCAAGTGAGGGAATGTACGTCGGCTTTAATGCAGGTGGCTAAACGGGAAAATATTACTTTATTAATTGTGGGTCATGTGACTAAAGAAGGGGCGATCGCAGGTCCGAGAGTGTTGGAACATTTAGTCGATACGGTACTATATTTTGAGGGCGATCGCTATGCTTCCCATCGTCTTTTGCGATCGGTTAAAAATCGCTTTGGGGCAACCCATGAAATCGGGATTTTTGAAATGGCTGAACATGGGTTAGTTGAAGTTGCTAACCCCTCGGAATTATTCTTAGGAAACCGCGATGAATTTGCCCCTGGAACAGCGACGGTGGTTGCTTGTGAGGGAACTCGTCCTTTAGTGGTAGAATTGCAAGCCTTAGTCAGTCCGACTAGCTATTCTTCTCCTCGTCGTTCGACCACGGGAGTTGATTATAGTCGTCTGCAACAAATTCTGGCAGTTTTGGAGAAACGGGTGGGCATTCCTTTGTCAAAATTAGATGCCTATGTTGCTTCGGCCGGAGGGTTAGGGGTAGAGGAACCGGCCGCTGATTTAGGAATAGCGATTGCTGTTGTGGCCAGTTTCCGCGATCGCGTGGTTGACCCCCGAACCGTATTAATTGGTGAGGTGGGTTTGGGGGGTCAAGTTCGGTTGGTTTCTCAGATGGAATTGCGTCTCAAAGAAGCAGCAAAGTTAGGATTTAAACGGGCAATTGTTCCCAAGGGACAAAGTTTACCGGATGATTTGGGATTAGAAATTATTACGGTTAATAAGGTGATTGATGCCATTATTGCTGCCATTCCTCCTCAACATAAATTTGGTGCCGAAAGTTCAGAAATAGGTGAAGAAGAAGGAGGTGATTTTTAATTAAGGCTGTCCCGATATAATCAGGAAAAATGTTCGGATGAGTGACATTTTTGGCGCACGCAATGCCTCCCTATTATATTTGGGTGAATATCACTGCATTAGGGAGAGAAGCGGTTAGTTAATATAAGCTCCTGTTAAGTCGGCTCCTAGAAGGTCTGTTTCTTGTAGGTTAACTCCTGTTAAATCAGCCCCTCTAAGATCAGCCCCTGTCAAGTCAGTTCCTTCGAGTCGGGTGTTTCTTAAGTCGGCTCCCCCTAACTTTGCTCCACTGAGGTTCGCTTCTCTTAAATCCGCTCCCCTCAAATCAGCGCCACTTAAATCAGCGTCTATCATTTGTGCACCAATCAGACAAGCTCTGATCATTTTAGCATCAGCTAGATTAGATTGATTCAACTTTGCTTGTTCTAAATGGGCTTCTGTTAAAGCAGCCCCTTTTAAATTCGCTAAGATCAAGTCAGCCCCATCTAAATGAACTCCTACGAGATTGGCATTACATAGACAGACGTGAACTAAAGTGACTCGGCTAAAATCTCGTTCTCCGTCCGCATATTTTTGTAATATTTCTTGAGCATTCATGTTAATTTCCTCGTTTTTTATTGCTAGAATTTTAAGTGAGTTGTAGGCTGGCATCTGTTGATGACAGTGGCTACAATACCAATAGATACCTTGACAATCAATATGACGGAGCAAGAGATACGAACAGCAAGGACAAATATGCTGAGTGTGAAAGTCTTGGTCATATCTGATGGTGTTTCTATGGTCATTACTACTTATAAGATAAGTAAATTTTTGAGAAGAATTTTTTACACAAGTTGGCATTATTTACCTGATGACGATGAGAATATTTCCTTATGAAAGATTCTTCTCAAGTAATTACACCCTAACGTAGTATTTTAAATCCTTACATAAAAGAAACAAAACTTTATACTGCATTTGAACAAGGATTAATAATCAATAAAAACTTTTAAGAAATTTATGTTAGAATATAATTTTAGAGGAAGTTACAAAATCATGCCCAATAATAGTACGGAAACGAGGGCAATCAATCGTCCTCCTAGTGATGGTAGTGAATTAATTCCTGCTGAAGTTACAGCAAAAATTGATAATAAAGGTAATTCCTTCGTTGATCAATCCCTTGCAGATGGCTATACAGTCGATGATGAAGGAATCATCAATAACTATGCCATTGAACCAGAAGAATATCGAGCAACTTATCCGGCACCCTATGAACAAAGGCGTTATCTTGTACAAGGGGCGATCGCCATTGTCTTCGTTGCCTTTATAGTGTGGGTTGCTTTTACTGTTAGTTAAATCAATGACTACCTAGCGAATTTAAGTTGATTAAGTCGATTTAAAGACGTTAGGATAGTAGAAATTAATCCAAATATTACTGCTGAATTTAATGATTTAGGAGAATTAATTGGACTAGAGATTACTACTGCTATATCTTAATTTATTGTTTACTATTAAATCCAATTAGGAAGAAACATTCTGAGATTAAATCCGAATTGAGATAGGGGCATTCCTAAATAGATAGGCATCCAAAAGATAAAGGCAAGAATCGCCAAAATAATAATAGTTATTCCTACTCTACGATACAGTCGGTTTTGACTAGCTAAAAATAGATTGACTATCCAAGCTAAGGCTAACCAAGAAAAGATATAAGACCCCATATAATAATAAATAAATGTACAACGACTTACCCCAATCCAGGGTAGTAAATTACTGGCATAATTGATTAAAATAAAACTGTAGAGATAATTATTTTGATTGTTCCATTTATGTTGTTTAAAAAATTGTATGATAATCAGGAAAAGTAAGCTAAAAATGGCTGCTGTTGATAACCACCATAATAAGGGATTACCCATTCCATGAACATCATAAATAATTTTACCTACCTCTGTCTGTTTTGTTTTATAAAAATAGGCCATTGGTCGTATCATTAATACCCAAGTATACCAGGGAGAACAATAGGGATGAACCTCTGAATTATTCCCTAGTCGTTGATGAAAAGACCAGCTTTTCTGATGAACTTCAAAAAAGTCATATTCAGGATTAATTAATAAATGAGGTAGCCAAAGTAAACTATAAATAAAAATAGGAACAATGGTTAAATTAAAGATAAGTAAAGCAGGTTGAATATTTGTTATCCTAGACCAAAAGTTAGGATTATCTGGATCATTGATTAGGGAATTAGATCGATTTTTAGAAACCCAATTAAGATATTTGTCAACAAGTTTCTTCTGCCAAGCAATAAAAATCAATAAATAAATGCCTAATAAAAATCCTAACCCATTCCATTTAACTGAGGCTGATAACCCAAAGCATAAACCACTAATGGTTAAATAGATTATTTTATTTTTGTTGATTGAAATCAAAAAATATAATTGTCCTAATAAACCAAAGAATACTAAATAAATATTATTTAAAGCATAGCGAGATTCAACTAGAAATAAGCCCTCACAAGCAGCGAATAAAGCAGCGATAATAGTATAATTGCGACGATAAGTTAATTGATAAGCTATCAATCCTACAATTATGGGAATAAAAGAACCTGTTAACGCATTTAACCAACGATAACTAATAGTTGATCGGAGTGAACCTGTTAGGTTATTAGTGATATCAGCATCAGCAGGAAAATGGGAAGCTAACCATATTCCTATCGCAATGAGATATTGACTTAAAGGAGGATGAACATTAAAAAAATGCGTTCCCGTTAAATAATTATTAGCAAATTTGGCATAATAAACTTCATCGAAAACCAATTGATTAAATTGTCCTAAATTCCAAAATCTTAAAGCTAGGGAAATTAGGAAAATCAGTAATAAAGTTTTCAGGGGAGGGGGGGAGGGAGAGATGGGGAGAGGGAGAGACAAGGGAGAATTAGTTAATAGTTAATAGTTAATATTTAATATTTAATAGGCAATAGGTAATCTGTTTAGCTATCAGGTCTATTGTTTTTGATCGGTTTAGGTAAGGGTTTTTTTATAGGGAATGGTTTTTGAATGTCAGAGAGTTTGCGAGGAGAAAAAGGGCGATCGCTTTCAGACAATGGTCTTTGAGTACGGGGTTTAAATGGCTCTTTGCTTTTTTGTTTGTTGTAGTTTAAGATTGGTTTTTTCTTAGGAATTAATCCGAGATCGGTAGCTGTTTGAATAATCAGGATATCTTTTTCTAATTTAACGTCTAACTCCCAAAAATGTCCGACTGCGTTATCGGGAAGTATTCCTTTCAGTTTGACTTTAAAAAACTTAGCTTTTTCCGATGGAGTCTTAGGAGACTGACGAATTTTTATAATAACTGTTTTTCGCTCAGAAGAGGCAAAAATTGCTTCCCCACGAATGGAAAAGTACCCATTTTCAATTAGGGGACTCAACGGTTCTTGATGGTGTTTAGGTTCTGTTAGAGAAGGCAAATTTTGAGCCAGGGTTTCCGGTTCCCAAATTCCTGCTATTTGTAGATGTAACTGATCATTGATCTGACGATTACGAGGATAAACGACCCAAAGATGAGGTTTTTCTAAGTCTACATGATTTTTAAGGACACTAATGACTTTTCCCAAGATAACAGCATCAATGAGTGTCCCGTCAGAAGTCACCAAAACACCACGGTTCATCTTTTCTAAAGAGCGCTGATATTTTCCCTTAATCAGTCCAATTGCTCGATATTGTCGGGGATGATTAGGAGGAGGAATAGGGACTTGTCGCGTCATAGACTCTTGAGGGGGTTGACGCGATGATGCTGACGAACTTTGCTCAGACTGATGGGAAAACGGAGGTGGCTGATTCACAGGGAAATTGAGCAGTTAATTGAACGTTTATTTTAATAATATCTTAATTGCTGTGTTTGATGAATACTTTCAATAAGTAAGTTTTACCAGTTAATCGAGTTAATTTTTATGGCCACATCTCAGAGGGTTTTATCGTATTATAGCCTCGTTCAAGACAAAACTCAGCAATACCACTCGCTTCGGGAAATTCTTGTTCAAAACCTTGTCTTAAAAGTTCCATTAATTTAGGAGCTAAAACTGGATGAAATTGACCTCTTAAACAGCGATTATACCATTCTATCAGTCGAGATTCTTTGACAATTCCTCGGACTCGTTTTCCCCATCCTATTTATTTTAGTATAGCTGAAATAACTGAGGCATCAGCATCACGACAGATAATAACAATACAATCACTTTCTATTTGATCAAAAATTGACTCAACATAAAGATAATTATTGGTGGGCATTGCCCACCCCTAGGTTGTAATAATCTAAACGGGACTTAACGCATGTTGTAGCCGAGTTTTATCCCATCCTTTTTGATGTAATAAAAGCCAAGATTGAACTAAGTCGGGTCCGTGTAATTCTCCCATTAAACCAGCGCGTAAAGACTTCATAATTAAGCCTTTTTTGACCTTAAAAGCGTTAGTGACTTCTTTAATAATAGCTTGAGCATCCTCTGTAGTTAATTGGGGATAATTGGCTAAACTATCGACAATTGCTTGGAGAATTTCTTTGACCCCTTCTTGTTGAAGTTGGGCGATCGCTTCCTCACTGTAGGATACCGTTTCTCCAAAAATTAAACGGCTTTCTTTAACCACATCTGTCAATCGGGTTAAACTAGGAATAATTAAGGCGGCTAACTGTTCTAACCAAGGGCGATCGCTCTCTAAATTAATCCCATATCCTGCGTCTTGCCAATAGGGACAAGCTAAATCAACTAATTCCGAAGGGGAAACTTGATGGAGATATTGACTATTAATCCAGTCTAATTTATCCCAATCGAATTTTGCTCCTGCTTTATTCACCCTATCTAAACTAAAGTCTTTGGCTGCTTCCGTTAGGGTAAAAATCTCTTGAGTGGAGTCAGGGGGAGTCCAACCCAACAAACTCATATAATTGACCAAAGCATCGGCTAAAAAGCCCATTTTACGGAAATCATCGATAGACGTTACTCCATCGCGTTTTGATAATTTTCGTCCCTCTTGATTCAAAATTAAGGGTGTATGGGCAAATTTCGGAACCGTTGCCCCGAAAGCTTCATAAAGTAGAATCTGTTTAGCCGTATTAGCGATATGATCCTCCCCACGAATAACCTCGGTGATTTTCATGTCAATATCATCAATGACCACCGCTAAATTGTAGAGAGGCTGTCCAAAATTTTCTCCCTCATTTTGGGGAACACGGGCAATCACCATATCTCCACCGAGATCGCTACCTTTCCAGACCACTTGCCCTCTTATTAGGTCATTCCAGACGATTTCGCGCTCATCATCGATAATAAATCGAATAACGGGTTTTCTACCTTCGGCTTCAAAGGCTTGACGCTCGGCTACGCTAAGGTGACGATGGCGGTTATCATAGCGAGGAGCTTGATTTTTCGCCTTTTGTTCTTCGCGCATCTGTTCTAACTCTTCGGGGGTACAGTAGCAGCGATAGGCAAACCCCTTGTCGAGTAAGGTTTGAATCCCATCGCGGTACAGTTCAAGACGTTGAGTTTGGAAAAAGGGACCTTCATCCCAGTTTAAGCCTAACCAAATTAGTCCTGATTTGATGTTTTCGGTGTATTCGGGACGCGATCGCTCAAGATCGGTATCTTCTACCCGTAAAATAAACTGACCCCCGTGATGACGAGCAAACAACCAGTTAAAAACAGCAGTTCTGGCGGTTCCGATGTGTAGATTTCCGGTGGGACTTGGTGCAATACGAACTCTAACTGTCACGGCCTTCTCCTGTGCCTGTATTTGCTACTTTTAACTTAACGCGCAACTCTTCATTATAACCAAAGGTTAACGGTTTAGGCTCTTTCAACAATAAACGGCATTGCTAAGCGATAAAATATCCATCCTAATAGTACTCCTAGGATAGAGACAATACTGGCGATCCAAAATCCCAAGGGTTGAGAAATAACCCCTGTTGTTGCTAGTTCTCTTGTTGTCACAATTAAAGGTGTAACGGGGTTAATTTTGACAATGATTGCCCAGATACTTTCTTTGGGAACAGGGTAAATAATAGGAGTGACAAATAACCAAAATCGAGTGATAAAAGACATCACTTTATTGACATCTCCATAGAGACAAGAAAAGGGTCCAACAAATAAACCGATCGCTGTTGCAAACATTAATAAGTGAATAAAAGCGACGGGTGCTAGTAATAAACTCCAGGTTACTGAAACTCTAAACCAAATAAAGAAGAAAATAATCGGGATTAATTGAATTGCAAAATTAAATAAGATCTGTCCTAATTGAGAAATGACAAAGGCTTCAGGGGGAACTCTTAACTTCATTAACATTCCTTTAGCGGTTCTAGAAGCACCACTAACACCCGTTAGGGTTTGGGTAAAGGTTTGCCACAATGTCATACTAAAAACGACAAAAACAGGATAAGGAATATCCGTCTCTCCAATATTAAACACCCCTGTTTTTCTCAGAAAGGTTAACCCTGCTGCTGCGATTAAAGGAGGAATAAATGCCCAAATAATACCTAGTACCGACTGACGGTATTGAGCTTGAATATCCCGTTTGATCAGTTGCCAAGCTAACTCCCTTGAACTGAGTAAGTCTTGCCACATTTCTGTAAACAAGAGTATGGGATGTCTCAGACGACTGTCGGGTTGATAGACAACCACAGGCATTTCTTTGGTGATATTGACTTTATTTGATGATGGATTCAATTTAGCTTCTCCTTGATGATGTTTTTTGTCTGTCTGACTCATAACACCTTACACCGTTTCTTTAATATTTTACCTGCTTAATATATATTACGCCCCTAAACCCAATCATAAGTCAAACTATGGT is part of the Rippkaea orientalis PCC 8801 genome and harbors:
- a CDS encoding ABC transporter permease, whose amino-acid sequence is MSQTDKKHHQGEAKLNPSSNKVNITKEMPVVVYQPDSRLRHPILLFTEMWQDLLSSRELAWQLIKRDIQAQYRQSVLGIIWAFIPPLIAAAGLTFLRKTGVFNIGETDIPYPVFVVFSMTLWQTFTQTLTGVSGASRTAKGMLMKLRVPPEAFVISQLGQILFNFAIQLIPIIFFFIWFRVSVTWSLLLAPVAFIHLLMFATAIGLFVGPFSCLYGDVNKVMSFITRFWLFVTPIIYPVPKESIWAIIVKINPVTPLIVTTRELATTGVISQPLGFWIASIVSILGVLLGWIFYRLAMPFIVERA
- a CDS encoding dolichyl-phosphate-mannose--protein mannosyltransferase, encoding MSLPLPISPSPPPLKTLLLIFLISLALRFWNLGQFNQLVFDEVYYAKFANNYLTGTHFFNVHPPLSQYLIAIGIWLASHFPADADITNNLTGSLRSTISYRWLNALTGSFIPIIVGLIAYQLTYRRNYTIIAALFAACEGLFLVESRYALNNIYLVFFGLLGQLYFLISINKNKIIYLTISGLCFGLSASVKWNGLGFLLGIYLLIFIAWQKKLVDKYLNWVSKNRSNSLINDPDNPNFWSRITNIQPALLIFNLTIVPIFIYSLLWLPHLLINPEYDFFEVHQKSWSFHQRLGNNSEVHPYCSPWYTWVLMIRPMAYFYKTKQTEVGKIIYDVHGMGNPLLWWLSTAAIFSLLFLIIIQFFKQHKWNNQNNYLYSFILINYASNLLPWIGVSRCTFIYYYMGSYIFSWLALAWIVNLFLASQNRLYRRVGITIIILAILAFIFWMPIYLGMPLSQFGFNLRMFLPNWI
- a CDS encoding pentapeptide repeat-containing protein encodes the protein MNAQEILQKYADGERDFSRVTLVHVCLCNANLVGVHLDGADLILANLKGAALTEAHLEQAKLNQSNLADAKMIRACLIGAQMIDADLSGADLRGADLREANLSGAKLGGADLRNTRLEGTDLTGADLRGADLTGVNLQETDLLGADLTGAYIN
- the gltX gene encoding glutamate--tRNA ligase, yielding MTVRVRIAPSPTGNLHIGTARTAVFNWLFARHHGGQFILRVEDTDLERSRPEYTENIKSGLIWLGLNWDEGPFFQTQRLELYRDGIQTLLDKGFAYRCYCTPEELEQMREEQKAKNQAPRYDNRHRHLSVAERQAFEAEGRKPVIRFIIDDEREIVWNDLIRGQVVWKGSDLGGDMVIARVPQNEGENFGQPLYNLAVVIDDIDMKITEVIRGEDHIANTAKQILLYEAFGATVPKFAHTPLILNQEGRKLSKRDGVTSIDDFRKMGFLADALVNYMSLLGWTPPDSTQEIFTLTEAAKDFSLDRVNKAGAKFDWDKLDWINSQYLHQVSPSELVDLACPYWQDAGYGINLESDRPWLEQLAALIIPSLTRLTDVVKESRLIFGETVSYSEEAIAQLQQEGVKEILQAIVDSLANYPQLTTEDAQAIIKEVTNAFKVKKGLIMKSLRAGLMGELHGPDLVQSWLLLHQKGWDKTRLQHALSPV
- the rpaB gene encoding response regulator transcription factor RpaB, coding for METHKEKILVVDDEASIRRILETRLSMIGYDVVTAADGEEALDTFHKADPDLVVLDVMMPKLDGYGVCQELRKESDIPIIMLTALGDVADRITGLELGADDYVVKPFSPKELEARIRSVLRRVEKNGVPGIPSSGVLQIASIRIDTNKRQVYKGDERIRLTGMEFSLLELLVSRSGEPFSRSEILQEVWGYTPERHVDTRVVDVHISRLRAKLEDDPSNPELILTARGTGYLFQRILEPGEEP
- the radA gene encoding DNA repair protein RadA — translated: MAKSRTIYICSTCGAESPQWFGKCPSCGVYGTLEEQVVNTSPPGAISRGGWQTGSRSEGVSSAPPKPRISIPFSEITQTEQERFPSGYGELDRVLGGGVVPGSLVLIGGDPGIGKSTLLLQTANQLSQRLPRILYVSAEESGQQVKLRASRLGVTELTPTTDSNSNGNPKKETESEELKLTEPYANLYILPETDLEEILRELESLKPQVAVIDSIQTLYFAALTSAPGSVAQVRECTSALMQVAKRENITLLIVGHVTKEGAIAGPRVLEHLVDTVLYFEGDRYASHRLLRSVKNRFGATHEIGIFEMAEHGLVEVANPSELFLGNRDEFAPGTATVVACEGTRPLVVELQALVSPTSYSSPRRSTTGVDYSRLQQILAVLEKRVGIPLSKLDAYVASAGGLGVEEPAADLGIAIAVVASFRDRVVDPRTVLIGEVGLGGQVRLVSQMELRLKEAAKLGFKRAIVPKGQSLPDDLGLEIITVNKVIDAIIAAIPPQHKFGAESSEIGEEEGGDF
- the psb34 gene encoding photosystem II assembly protein Psb34, whose product is MLEYNFRGSYKIMPNNSTETRAINRPPSDGSELIPAEVTAKIDNKGNSFVDQSLADGYTVDDEGIINNYAIEPEEYRATYPAPYEQRRYLVQGAIAIVFVAFIVWVAFTVS